TGACACCACACGTCCTGCATGCCTGGCCGTGCATTTCTGCTGTTTCTGTTGCAAACACAGAAACAACATTAAACCAGAAAAAGAGCAGGTTTCAGCTTCATCAGGTTGCGGGACTTTGGATGTGTGCATTGCTTCTCATTTCCTCCCTTCTCTACACTACAGCCCCTGATCTGCTGCCCCTCCCGCCAGGGCGGGTCAGGCAAGTTCCTGAGCAAAGTGACCCGTCGGAAAGACCAGCCTCAGCTGCGGCAGAATTCAGACAGCGACACTGACCAGTCGGAGAACTCGGCTAAGGACACTGTATCGACTTGACCCTTCCCCTCAGCACCACTGTATTCCCACAGCATAATAAAAGACATGGCTTAAATcccattttccaacccagagcaggcaaccctgGTTCTGGCACAGTCTCAGGGCTCGGCAAAAGCCTGTTAGGGGGCtgtataccctgtccttcaccacccaaagaagtctcggagcggcttacaatctcttttccctttccctccccacaacagagaccctgtgaggtaggtggggctgagagagttctgacagaaatggCTCGAGAGgagcagctctgcgagaacttgtgagtgactcaaggtcacatcagcagaagTTGATGTAATTATCGACTTCATTAtggtagtagtaataataataataataataaacttttatttatatcccgccctccccgtcgaggcaggctcagggtggctcacaagacatggagtgtaccatgattataataaatacaatttatacaataaaatacagttaagacacatttagataaataaataaattaaaaccactacATCCTACAGTCCAGTGGATCGTTCACCTGTCTAGCTCAGGGTCATCTGCTCTGATTACCATGGGCAACTCTGTTTACAGAGCACAGTGAATGTACTTACATCCTCCATGTACATGCCAATACCTGTTTATAAGATTAAGCAAATGTGCATTTGCTAAACAAATAAAACCAGTGGCCAGTGCCTGGGTAAATGTGGGGGTTTCAATCAGACGTTGATCTGTATCTGCGCTGAATGTAAAATGAGAATTACTCAATACACATATAAAGAAAAACCAAGTGAACGCAGAACAGATtatatgtgtgttcactgtaacttgtaacAGGTTTTTTCCAAGGTCCCGGGGGAGAAAAACCTTCCCAACACCTGGTTTGATTGATAATTGCTCAGACATTAAGCAAGATCTTTCTGCACGCAAAACACGTGTTCTGTTACTGAGCTGTGAGCCCTTCCCAAGTCTATGGAACCAGCATCGCAGTAGTAATAGCACCAGAACAGATCACACCACAGTATTAAAAATATAGGAAAACTTCTGGGCCTGGATCTGTCACCCTATTAtttggacaaagcaggagtcaaatggcacctttaagaccaaccaagttttattgagaacgtaagctttcgtgtgctcgctaagcacacacgaaagcttaccttctcaataaaacttggttggtcttaaaggtgccatttaactcctgctttgttcaactacttcagaccaacacggctgccctcttggaccTATTATTTGGGAAATGTAATTTTCTCACCATGGTTTCCGATCGGCTAACAGGATTCTTCCGATTGGTTAATAAGAGAAGGGGCGGGTCCAAAAGTGGCAGCTTCAGCTCCTACAAACGAGGCTTCTCTAGCCTCAGTCCTCCGAGAGCTCTATGTGTAAGGTCACTTCCTGGAATAAGAAAGGGGGTGAGGAAGTAGCCTCTCTAGTTCAACGTCTTGGTAATCTCTGTGGCTGGGCTAAACCAAATAGAAAAGTAGGGGTGGAAAGGTAGTGCCGGAAATGGCTGCGGGGAGAGGAAAGGCGGAGTGTAAGTAACAGAAATATCTGGACCTAGAAGGGAGGGAAATGATCGACCTATCGTGGTGGGTGACATCCCATTCTCTAaacttctatttttttaaaaaaaggaatcccCCTCTGTATTTCTTGTGGTACAGTCCAATCCAGCAGAGAGCTGTGAATCATAAGGGCTTTTAAAGCGACAGCCTTTAACTCCGTTTTTTCCAACCTGGGAAGAGCAACTGAAGGTTGCAGAGTGGTGCATTAGGGTGGGGTGAGGGAAAGAGAGCGAGAAGGAGCGCACGGACTCAAGAGAGGACGGGGCAGGGTCCAGGGGTCTTCTTGGTGGTGTACGAGGGGCTGGAAGACAGGGCTCCTGCGTCCCCTTGCAAGGCTCTGTTGCACGGTCTAAATCCTGCTTTGGGACTCTGGGGCTGGGCAGGGCTTGCAGGACGGCTTGGATCTCCACGGAGCCAGCAAGATGACCCAAGAGAACATCTTCCTCTTCGTCCCCAACCTCATCGGTATGTAATGGGATGAGGTGGGAGTGCTTGGCTGGGGGCAAGTGTAGTGCGCAAGGGCTTTGGGCAAGGGCTCGCCGAAGCTTCAGACTTCGAGAAAACCGGGCACTTCCGATTGCATTGGGTGGGAACGGCTCCTGAGTAGGTCTGCACACAGCTTTGAAGTGTGTGGGGCAGGAAAAGCGGGATTTTCTAGGGCTGCCTCTTTGCTGGGCGGGTGTGAATATGTTGCATCTGAGAATCCCAGGGACTGGCGGGGAGCGAGAAAGAGGAGCCTGTTGCCTTCGAGCCTCACTTGTCGGCTTCCTCAACCTGGCCCGGTCCCTTTCCGTGGCTGCCGCCTTCCTCAATGGCGATGCTGCAGCTGAGATGACCAGTCTCTGCGGGAAAacaggatcctggactagatggatctttGGCCTGAACCAAAGGAATCCTTTTTGTGGCCTGTCGCTCTGGTCTGTCTGCTTATccctaggggtgccagcctctagggatcctctggaattatagttaatttccagactacagagatcacttcctctggagaaaacggatgctttggagggtggactccgtggcCTTACACCCCGCTGAGGTCtctaccctccccaggcttcatctcaaatctctaggagtttcccaaactgctTTTGGCAACCCTCACCACCGCCTGCTGCCAGtggctggaggtgggggggggggggagggatctggTATCTCTATCTGGCTCCCCTTCCAACCTCATCATGTCCTGTCCATTTCTTGACTGGTTGTTGCTTTCCTAAACTGATGCTGCAGCTGAAGAGAGGGGCAGTCTCCATTAGTGTGGGTCTGGCTAACAACCCACCTCTCATGTATGTGCTGGGCGTGGCCCACCTTTGCAGTTGCTTTCAATGACATAAGGAAAAGGTGGGACACTGAGAGGAAGACCCCTGGTGAACACAGTTCCAGGGCCCTGATCAACCGGGGTAGGGACGTGGTCCACCACAGTGCATGCCATTTGTTTCCACGTGCTGTTTTGAGATGGGTCTGGGTGGGTGAAGGGGGCCTGGAGGGaatctctgtttgggggcaggcaGCTGTGACTAAATAGCACCTTCACCATTTTCTTCAGCATCATCTGCAGAAGATAGAAATGCAAGCTGCCGTTTCAGTTTTACTTTTGCTGGATAGGCTTGTAGGTCTGCAGTAAAAGAGTTatatttgagtctagtagcacctccCAGTACCTGACAAAGGGAGCCTTGATTCTCAGAAGCCGATACCCTGAACAGCTTGTTGGTCTTTGAGGCATTACTGGACTCCAATATAACTCTTTTTCTACAAGTTTTTGCAgagctaaaattctactttgtgagctaatgacattatagttgtgagctactgcataaattagtttgctctggggccatccttcttgacctaagacaaaaatgtgtgagccagagctcACACTAACAGATTAGAGGGAACGCTTCTGCGGACCTACAAGACTACCCAGTGAAAGTACAGTTCCTCTTGTTTGAATTCTGTATGACTTGCGGCTGGAAACAAGAGGGTGTGTCTTCGGAAAAAAGGTCGGATCAGCTGAGAAGTGGGAAAGGGCTGGAATTTGGGGTGAAAGGTTCAAGGATGCTATCTCCCTTCTCTCCCCTTCTCCTTTACAGGTTACGCCCGCATTATCTTTGCTTTCGTTGCTTTCTATTTTATGCCAACGTCCCATTTGACGGCATCTTTCTTCTACCTGCTTAGCGGTTTCCTTGACGCCTTTGATGGCCACGCAGCACGGATCCTTAACCAAGGTAGGCTAGTCTGTGCTCTAGCCTGTTGGGTGGCAGATGACAACTTCTTCCTGGGATGTGGATGGAAAAAAATTGTTACTGGGTAGCCCAGTTTTTCTGGGATTTATTTTAAGAACTGGCGGGCCGTGTTGGTTGATAAGTGTGAGCCATGGGATCCAGGACTGTGAATTCTGCTGTGAACTTGCTTGGGTGGCTCTGGGACGGATAATTATccctcagtcacctcctctctcCTTTCAAAACTGAGCTGTTGAAGAGGATGCTGGGCTCTGCAGAGCAATTTGAGCATGTAGGACATTCCCCTGTCTGCCTTGTCTTCATATGCTAAGAGACATCTAAATAATTTTGCACACTTAATTCAttgcatttgtttggatttatatcctgccctttgctTGGGCTCTCAaaccagcttacaatctcctttctcttcccctccccgcaacagacaccctttgagcaatgttccctccaagctccctctaagttgtgagctactgacattaaagttgtgagctattgcatacattattgtgctctggggtcatccttcctgagcaaagacaaaaatgtgtgagctggaggctaaaaatctctgagctagctcatgctaactcagcttagagggaacactgcctgtgcggtaggtggagctgaaagagctctaacagaaactgctcttgagaggaacagctctgtgagaacttgtgactgacccaaggtcagtcaGCTGCCATTTTTAGGTTTTCTCTTTCTAACTCTTAGTTTCCGGATCTCATGCTGTAGGAGGTGCATTTGAAAACCTGCGGGGTGAGTTCAACCTCTGCCTCTCCAGCACCTTTTCTTTCCTAATGTATGATGTTCCCCCCAGGCACCCGCTTCGGCGCCATGCTGGACATGTTAACTGACCGCTGTGCCACCATGTGTCTGTTGGTGAACCTGGCTATGCTGTATCCTGAATCTGCCCTCTTGTTTCAACTCAGCATGAGCCTCGACGTGGCCTCCcattggctccacctccacagGTAtcaaatggcggggggggggagaaggagaagaacatGGCAGAGATCATGACTCCTGAGGGTTCCTTATTGCTGGGGCTCTTCCTGATCTGAGAATCCAGGTCTTGGTAGCTTAGCCCTGAGAACCTCTGGCCTTCAGGAATTGCTTGTAGTTGTGAGTTTATTCTGATATGCAGAAAAACCACGTGGTACCAAGTCTTCTTGGGTTGCATGATTTCAGAAGGCAGATGGGGGAACTGCATTTTTGAATGCtgctgacattttaaaaagaacgGAGAAATGCAGCTATTAATCAAGTCATCCTTGGTGCAAATCCCTTGTCTGTTAGAAGGGCGTTAGGTGAGAGGCTTATCCTATTCCTATTTGCATTAGGGGAACATAATACTGCCCTACCTTACATGGTTgctatcagggattttttttttagcaggaacgcacaggaacaaagttctgactggcttggtgtcagggggtgtgacctaatatgcaaatgagttcctgctggacttttcctacaaaaactgTGAAAATGGTGgtcagggggcgtggcttaatatacaaataagttcctgctgggcttttcctacaaaaaagcgctGGGTGTCGTGAAGACTCCAACATGGTGTATGTGCTTTTAAACTCCTGAGAAGGAGGGTTATTTTTTATCTAGAGAACTAACCAAAGAGAAACCTAGGTGAACaccttttcttttgcaatttgCCCAGTTTGTTTTTCTTGGTAAAAATGCTTTGATACAAGGGCCTGATGGAGCAGCTCTGCAAAGGGCTTGTTGAGGAACAGACAGAAGGGGGAATTTAGTGGGGAAAATCAAAAGAACAAAGAGAGATCCAGCCTGCAGAAGTGGGAAGGGCTTTGGAATGTGGTCAGGCTGAGCATCCGAATTCCTGCTTCAGCTCCTGCCTCTGCTTCTTCCAGCACGGTGGTGAAAGGTGGCGAGAGTCACAAGAGCATTGATTTATCAGGGAACCGGATCCTCCGGATATATTACAGCTCCCGGGTGAGTTCTCAAACACTTCCCACCT
The sequence above is a segment of the Heteronotia binoei isolate CCM8104 ecotype False Entrance Well chromosome 15, APGP_CSIRO_Hbin_v1, whole genome shotgun sequence genome. Coding sequences within it:
- the CDIPT gene encoding CDP-diacylglycerol--inositol 3-phosphatidyltransferase; this encodes MTQENIFLFVPNLIGYARIIFAFVAFYFMPTSHLTASFFYLLSGFLDAFDGHAARILNQGTRFGAMLDMLTDRCATMCLLVNLAMLYPESALLFQLSMSLDVASHWLHLHSTVVKGGESHKSIDLSGNRILRIYYSSRTVLFIMCAGNELFYCMLYLLCFGEGPEFLPGPVGLYRLVLWVSTPIAITKSLISLIHLICASCNMAALDAAEREKKK